The genomic interval ATGTCGCAGAGCAAATGCCATAATTATTGATTCTGTTTATGTTGTTGCTTATTATACCATTCAAATTCCATTTTCAGGAGGTCCAGAATCTTTTACAGGCTTACCCGGAACAATTTTAGGCTTGGCTATGCCGCATGAAAATATGACATGGTTTGCCACAAAAGTTACTGAGATTCCGGTTTCTGACAAAGATTTAGCTCCACCAATTAAAGGCAAACCGACAGACAATAAAGGACTAAACAAAATACTTTTGGATGCTTTGAAAGACTGGGGAAAATGGGCAAGAAAAACATTGCAAGCTTACTCTTTATAGCTAGCTACTAAAACTATGTATAGTCATTAGAAATGAAAATTAGCCTAAATAAAAGTTTTTGTATTGACCGATAGTGAACTCTAAATTTGGAAGTATTATGAAATTTAAACTTTTTTTTGCTATTGCAACTTTATGGACAGCAGGTTGCTTCGGACAGGAGGTTTCTTCAAACAAAGTATTTAAAGAAATAGCTTTGGTGAACGGGATCGAATTTACAAACCCGAAATACAATCAGCCAAAATTCAGTTGTGGCTTTCTTGTAAAATATAATAATGAAACATTTTCTGTTACAGCAAAACATATACTTAAGATTATTAAGCCCGAGGGAATGACAACTCTGTCGTTGGAAAACTATATTAAAAATTGGATATTATACCCTTTAAACAATAAGTCCGAAATTGTAATTTGTGATAAATTATTAAATGAAGACAAGTCTGAGAAATTGGAAGCCAAGTCCACTTATGACAATGACTGGCTGGTATTTTCCATAAAAGAAAACTCTACCAATATTATACCTTTAGAAATAAGAAAGACTCCTTTAGTTCAGGGAGAAAAATTATATGTTGTAGGCTGGACCAGAACGATGGAAAATGGACCGCAAAGGGTATATGAATTTGAATATTACAAAACAATTTCAAATCGAATTTTATTAAAAGATATTCTTGTGCCTGAGAAATTCGGAGGACTTAGTGGAGCTCCATTAGTAGATGAAAACGGTTTACTTGTCGGGATTGTCTCAAATGGGACAGTTGATCCAGATTCAAATAAGAAGTTTTTCTCGCCATGTTCGGTAACGAATTTATTAACTTTTATTCAGAATATAAAGTAAGATAAATAATAAGTCTGTCATGTAAAAGCGGTTGGAGGTATTTATTTAATTTTCAAATCGCTTTCTTTTTTAGATTGAATTTGTAGCCTCATTCTCATCAGTCATATCTATTGTTTTTGGATGTAGGCTCACCAGCTGTAAAACGATTGCAGTAATAACAACAAATAACAGCAGTACAAAAACGTGTCTCATGCCTCCATTATCTGCGGCTTTTCCTAAAAACTCTGTGATAACAGCTCCGGCAGAAATACCTGCAAAATTCATAATTCCATATCCTGTAGCTCTGTAGCGGGGAGCAACAAACTGGCAGAGAATAGGCATGTTGTTGGTGTCGTATATTCCAAATCCAAGTCCAAAAAGGACCGCGCCAAAAACAATAGCGGCTATGTCACAGCAATAGCCAAATAAAAACAACGCCGGAATGGTAAGAAACAATCCGATAGCGCTGGTGTAAATTCTTCCTTTAAGATGTTTCATCACCCATCTGTCTGAAATTGCGCCTCCAATTAAAACGCCAAAAAAGGAAGACATCGAAATGGTTACCGTTGCAATTGGTCCTGCCATAGACATGTCTAAATGTAAAGTTTCAGTAAATAAAGTGGGTAACCAGTTTTTGGCCGCCCAACCCGGTAAACTTGGTGCAGAGAAATAAAAAAGCAAAACCCAAAAGGAGATATTACCGAACAATATTCCCAATCCTTTGAACATTTGTTTGAATTCATTGCGGACAGATGACTTTTTTGTGGGATCTAAGAAATAAGTTTTCTTTTCTTGTATAAAAAATATAAGTATTAAACTGTAAAGTACACCAAATAAACCTACGGAGTGAAAGCTGAAATGCCAGGAAAAATACTTAGAAATAGTGGCTCCAAAACCGCCGAGTGCCTGTCCTAAATAAATTCCGGTGGTATGAATTGCAATTGCAAAAGAGCGTGTTTTTTCCTGATGGTAATCTGCAATTAAGGATAAGGCAGCAGGAATATAAAAGGCTTCGCTAAAACCCATAATGCCACGCAGAACATAAATCTGATTGAAAGTTGTGGCATAACCCATCGCCATAGTCACCCCAGACCAGATAAAAAGACTGCCTATGATGATTCTTTTTCGGTTAAATCTATCTGCTATAATTCCAGAAACAGGGCTCATCAGCGCATAAATCCAAAGGAAAACAGCCATCAAAAGGCCGAAATTTTCAGCTTTAGCCAATTCAGGAATGTCATCCATCATTGCTGATTTCATAGTAGAAAGCATTTGTCGGTCTAAATAATTCAATAAAGCAACAAACCATAGCAGGCCAACAACAATCCATGGATAGGATTTTCTTTCATTCAATTTTGCAATCATTCTCTTTTTTCAAAATAAAGGCCGAATATACGAATTCAGACGCAACATAAAAGAATTGTTTTTTCTATGTTATTTCTTTGCTTACATAAAGAGCCACGGTTGTGCCGTAAATCAAAAAATCTTAATTAAAAAAACAATAAAGGCCATCTAAAATTTAGACAGCCTTTAAAAACTAATTAAAATAAAAAATAAAAAAATCGATAAGAATATTATAAACCGGAATCTGGAAATTGGTTTATAAGAGATTCTTATTTTGCTTTCATTAGCACTTGTACACTGTTAGATTTTTTTAAAGCATTTACGGTAAATTCTTTTAAATCTTTTGCTGTAATTGTACTTAATGTATTTTTAAGAAGTTCAATGTCAAGAGGAGTTTCGTCGTTGCGAACGTAAGAAGTTAGCGCACTTAGCCAGTAACTATTTTCTTTTAACTGCTCCTGATTATTCTTAATTATAGATTGTTTAATGTCTTCTAGCATATTTGCAGGAATGTTTTCTGTTTGCACTCTTGCCAATTCTGCGTGTACAATTTTCACCAAGGCATCTGCTTTGTCAGGATTACAATCAAAATTGATTTCTAAAGAAAATAATGGAGTAGGAGATTGCGATAAATTGGCTCCAACCTGAACACCATAACTGCCGCCTTCTTCTTCACGAATTGTTTCCAAATAACGTTTCGTAAGCCATTCAGAAACCATATAACTCAGAATTTTATTCTTTTTAGAATACACAACATCTTTGTTTTCTAAATGAAGATAAACCGTTGTTTTTGGCGTATCCATTGTTCTAAAGATCGTTTTCTCAGTTTTTCCGTCTTTCATATAAATTTTATGATCGACGTATTTTTCTGTTTTTGAAGTTGAAGGAAGATTTCCTAAATAGGTATTAATTAAAGCAATATCTTTTTCAGAAATGCTTCCGACGAATAAAAAGGTAAAATCTCCTGCATTAGAAAAACGTTCTGAGTAGAATTTCTTCGCTTTATTCAAATCAAAAGCATTGATGAAATCCTGATTCAATGCCCAATTTCGTTTGCTGTAATTGGTGTTTAAAACCGAAATCGTATCGTTTAAAGCTTTTTCATTGCTGTTGTGAGCATTATTTAGTTTGTTTTGATATTGCTCTTTTATTTTATCAAAAGTAGTCGAATCAAATCTCGGATGCTGGAAATATAAATAAGTCAGCTGCAGTAAAGTTGTTAAAGATTCTTTGTTGCTGCTTCCGTTAAAACCTTCATATAAACCTCCAATATACGGACTAACACTTGCTGTTTTTCCAGTTAGTTTCTTTTTTAAATCGGTAAATTTATAATCCCCCAAACCAGAATAAGACGCCACAGCCGTTGCAATTTGTGCCGACGGAAGTTCTTGCCAATCTACAAGTGAATTTCCTCCAGCGCTGTAAGCTGAGAACAGAATTTGGTCTTTGCTCAATGTCGTTGGATAAATAACCACTTTTGCGCCGTTTGCAAGCGTATATTCTTTCGCATTCGCGAATGCTTTAATGTCACTTGTTTTTACAATTGCTTTTTCTGTCAATTGTTCTTTTACTAGTGAAGCTGTTAATTCTTCTTCTTTATAAGGTTCCAATTTGCTGTTGGAAATGCTTTTCATCGCATTCCAATAATCATTTGCTTCAGGGAATTTTGTTGCTGCATCTTCTGGAGCAGAAACCGATAAGATTAAATTTTGTTTAGGTTCTAAAGCTCTGAAAACAGTATTAATCTGTTCTAAAGTAACTTTATCCAGAAAGTTATTCATCCATTTGTATTCTTCGTCCATCGTCATTACAGGATTGGCTTCTAAGAAATACATTTGCAATTGTTCTGCCCAAGATCCGTTGCTGATTTTGTCTTTATTTGCCAGACGATTGTCATAACTGCTTCGCATTTTGGTTTTTAAACGATCTAATTCCTGTTGCGTAAATCCGTTTTGAATCGCTCTTTCATATTCTCTGTAAGCTTCTGAAAATGCTTCTAAAAACTTTCCTTTTTTTGGTGTAATGTTTAGCGAAAATTTACTTGCTAACCTAGAAAGGTTATTGTTAGAAACTCCAAAAGATAAACCTGCTGTTTCATTGTTAATGATATATTCTCCAAAACGAATATTCATCAATTGCATTGCCAAGCTTTCTTGCATGCTTTTTGTCATTTCGGCTTCATCTTGAACCAAAGGTTTTGACTGAGTGTGCGAAAGTGAAATTCCCGAACGCTGTAATTCTTTGTCTGTTGCCAAAACATAACGGTTTTCTTTCTGCACCGGAATTTTTTCGTATTCTCTTTTGTTGATTTTCTTTGGGGTTGGTATCGAACCGAAAATCTCCTTAACCCTTTTTTCGATTAAAGCCGTGTCGATGTCCCCTACGATCACGACCGCCTGATTTTGCGGTTGATACCATTTTTTATAATAATCTCTTAATACTTGATATTTGAAATTATTGATGACATTCAAATCTCCGATTACATTTCGTTTTGCATATTTTGAACCTTGAAAAACCACTTTATCAATTTTTTCTCCCGCTCTGTAATCTGCGTTTCTTCTCGTGCGCCATTCTTCACGAATTACACCTCTTTCCGCATCAATTTCGTTATTTGCCAAAAGCAAAGAACCAGACCAATCGTGCAACACATACATGCAAGAATCCAATAAAGTTTTATTGTCCGCTGGAACATTACTGATATTATAAACCGTTTCGTCATAAGCCGTATAAGCATTAATGTCTTTTCCAAAAGAAACACCTTGTTTTTCGAGCATGTTGATGATTCCTTTTCCTTTAAAATGTTCTGTTCCGTTAAAAGCCATATGTTCTAGGAAATGCGCTAATCCGTCTTGATCGTCGTTTTCTAGAATTGCTCCAACATTTTGCACGAAGTAAAAATCGGCTCTGTCTTTTGGCCATTCGTTATGCATGATGAAATATTGCATTCCGTTTGGAAGTGTTCCGTGCTTAATTTCTTTAGGCAGTGGAAAAGTGGTTTTAAATTGCGCTGAAACTTGAGTTAGACACAAGAAAAGTAAATGCGCTACAATTAATTTTGCTTTCATTGTTGATCGTTATTGTTCTTTTTTTTGATTGAATTTTAGTTTGAAAAGGGTATAAGAAGTCCTTGCTGTTTATTTGAAGGTTTCGTGAGAAACCTTCAAACAACAGTTTTTTTTAACACATAGAAACATAGTTGACAGACTTATAAAAAGGCGTTTCACTTGCGTTAATTCACATAGTATTCTATGTGTGGAAGCTAGCTTCTTCTTTGCCCTCAAAAGAAAAAGATGAAAAATCTATGTTTCTATGTGTTTAATAATTTTAAATTAAATTACATCCAGTCTGGTTTTGCTGAACCTTTTAAGTAGTAATCAAAATATTGCTGCATTTTGAGCGTCCAGTCTTTTCTGTTGGCAGCGTCGTCTAAAGTATGTCCTTCTTTTTTGTAATTCACCAATAAAGCAGATTTTCCTAAACGACGAAGCGCGAAGAATAAAGATTGTCCTTCCTGATAAGGAACTGCACGGTCGTTATCATTATGGAAAATCAAAATTGGTGTTTTAATGTTTTTAGCAGAAAATAAAGGCGAGTTTTTAATGTATCCGTCAAGGTTATCGTGCATCGAACTTCCCATACGATATTGATCGGCTTCGTATTTAAACATAGTCGAAATACCGTTTGATCGCATTACAGGATAATTGGCAGTAAAATTACTTACTCCAGAACCTACAATAGCACAAGTAAAAAGATCAGTTTTAGTTGTTAAGAAAGAAGTTTCGTAACCTCCAAAACTGTGTCCTTGAATTCCGATTTTACCTTTTTCAGTAATGCCGTTTGCAATTAAATATTCAACTCCGCTCATTACATCATTGTAAACGCTGTTTCCAACATCGCCGTAAATATAATGTACGTCTGGCTGAAAAACGATATAACCTTGACTAAGATAACTTGGAATATTAATATTAGAAGAACTCACTTCTGGCAATTGATACGTATTAAAATCGGTTGTATGTTTTTCGTAGAAATGAACAATTACAGGATATGTTTTTTTACTATCGTAATTGTCTGGAAGATATAGATTTCCTTGATTTTCTTTTCCGTTAAAGCTTTTCCAAGTCAATACCTTTGCAGTTCCCCAAGCATATTCTTTTTGTTGCGGATTGATATCTGTCATTCTAGACTGTGATCCAAAACTAGAAGTTCCCCACCACAAATCAGGAAAAATAGTATAGCTTGATTTTGAAAATAAAACACTCGAATTATCTCCAGAAACGGCTTCAACGCGAACATTGTAATCTGGATTGGCAAATATTTTTGTTACCGAATTATTGTTGATTAATCTGTAAACGCCATTGGATTTATGATCGAAATCAAAACCAACTAAAGTAACTGTTTTCTTTTGATCTAAATTACCAATAAAACCTTCTTCACCATAGCGAAGTTCAACTTTGTTTTTTCTTCCGTAACCTTGACTCAGAGAATAAGCCTTTTTTTGATTCGTAAGATCGATTGCCCACAAATCAAACTGATCGTATAAAACTACCGTATTTCCGTTATTTAACCAGCCTGCAATTCCGTAAGCAGTATTAGCAGATTTCATGTCTACGTTTTCGTCTGAAACCGGAAAAGGAATTTGCGAACTAATGTTTTTAAACTGCATTGAATCTGAATCAAATACAGTCCAAACTTTTTGCTTTTCATCATACATAACCGCAAAACTTCCTTGTGGATTCCATGAAATACCTCCAAAAACACCTGTAAGCACTTTGGTTGATTTTCCTGTTTCTGCATCTATCCAATAAATATCGCTTCTTTCGTTAAAAGTCCAATCTACTTCAACTGTATAAGGTTTTTTATCAATAGCAAAAACTCCTTTGAAATTGCCAGATTCTGGAATTAAAACCTGATCAAATTCGCCAGTTGAAGCTACTTTTATAACTTTTTTATTTTGAATGTCATAAATGAATTTTTGTTCACTTGGAAGCGTTTTAGAACTTCTCAACAATTCCTGTCTACGTTCCATAGTTCCTTGATTCGATTTCCATATTTCAACATTTGATTTTGCAATCTGAGTATTTTCAGGACGTTTGTTCGAATTTACCAATAAAGAAATAAATTGAGCATTTTCGTTTAAACCATAAGCGGTTTTTGAAATCGAAAAATTAGGATCGTTTAAAGCAATTTCATCATAATTGAATAAAGCTTTCGTCGAATTCGTATTCAAATTGAAATAATAAACCATATTGAAGTCAGAACTGTTGCTTCCTTTTAAAGTAAAAGTTCCTCCGTTTTCTTTATCATTTAATTGAAAATCTCCAAAATCAGAAGCTTTTCCGCTGTAAACTGTTTCTTGTTTTCCACCGATTGTTCCGTGCTTTAGAAATATTTGATCTTTTTCAACTTGTAAATACACAATCGACTTGTTCTTTAAAAAACGAGACGATTTAATATTGTTTACAAAAATACTGTCGTTGCTTTCTAAGTTATAACAAACCAAACGTTGTAAAAAGATTTGGCCTTTTGGCGTTTCTGGACGCGTGTAATATAGAAAATCAGTTCCTTCAAGCGGATTCGTGTAATGCTTGCTTTTCCAAAGTTTTTTTGCTCCTGTTTTTAAATTTTGCAAAAGTGTACTGTCGTTTTTGCTGTACTGAATCCAGTCTTTTTTCCCGATGAATTTTAAATCGCTAATATTCTCCAAAACCAAACGTTTTCCTTTTGGAGCTTCCTGAATAATAATCTGTTTATTGTTTTCTTTTTCTTCATCTTGAAAAACGGTAGTGTAAGACATCCATTTTCCATTGTAAGATAAAGCTTTAGAATTAATTCTTTTCCAAGATTGATAAGCCGATTCGTCTACTGCTTTTTTCTGAGCTGATAAACTATGCACACTCAAAGCGAGTGTACATAGTAAAACTATTTTTTTCATATTTTTTTGATTTTCAAAAAGCTATTATTCGCTTTTTAAAGCATTAATAACGTTTGTAAGTTCATCAACTAACTGTCCTGGATTTCCAGAATAGCCTTCAGATGTAAAACGGATTTTTCCGTCTTTGATGACAACTTTTCTAGGAATTCCGCTTGATTTAAAGATTTGAGCATAGTTGGTAAAAGAAGCATTATTTGTTCCGCCACCTTTTTTAACTAAATCAAAATAAGTAGTGATTTTTAAACCTTTTTCTTTAAGATAAGCTAAAGCTTCTTTTTTATAGCCTTCTTTAGTTTCTTGAGTGCTGATAAAATTAATTTCGACTTGTTTGTCTTCTTTAAAATTGTTTACCAATTGTTGCATTGCTGGAAACGCTTTTTTACAAGGTCCGCACCAAGTTGCCCAAAAATCAATTACAATAATTTTTCCGCTGTTTAAAGCTAAATCTTTAGTTTTTCCGTCTGCAAATTGCACTTTAATTGCAGGAGCTGCGATATCAATCAAGGCAATTTTTTCTTCTGCTTTGTTTTCTTTTTTCAATTGTTCTAAGTAAGCAGGAAAATCAGCTTCTTTTTTGCCTTCTTTCAAAAACCATTCTTTTAGTTTTGCAGTTGAAGCTTCTGATAAAGTATTTGCTCTTGCGGCGTTTTTTAGAACCTCGATAATTGGTTTATTGAATGCTTCTAAAGCTTTGATATGAATATCGTTGATACTTGCTTTTTCGTAACGTTTTTCAAAAGGAAGCAATTCGAAAGTTTCTAGAACTTCCTTGTATTTTTTCAAAATATCGTACATACGAATCTGAATTACCAATTCGTTGTTAAGCTGATTTTTTGCATTTTCAGTTGCCTGATTTGGCGACCAGTAAATTCCCTGCATGTAAGACATGTCGTTTACTTTTTTCTGCATTTGCTGAATCATTGGTACTGCCATAGTTTCGATAACCGCGGGATCAACTACTTTTAAATACAATGCTTTCGAAATATTTTGATGATAAGCATCGTTTAGATTAGCAAAATTCATTGTCGGAATCATTGACAAAATCGTTTTGTAATCTTTGTTTTCGAAATAGTAAGTAAACTGCATTTTGGCAATATTATCATAGAAGTACTGCTGTGATGGCGGAACTTCAGAACTGTATGGAAAATCAGCCAAAAACTGTGTCATTACTTTGTTTCTTTCTGCAGCATCGGCAATCGGCATAATTTTTTGATACGCTTTTTGTCTTACAAAAGCTCCTTTTGGAAATTGTTTTGTGATTACAGTTTCAAGAGAATCAGCCTTTGTTTTATTCTTTAAATCGAATAAATAAATGTGATGCACTTTTGTGTAAACTTCTTCCGGAAGCCCTTTCATGTTTTTCGTAAAATCTCCTAAAAATTTGTTTCCTAATTCTTGAAATTTTTCTGGTTTTTGTACTTTCAAAACTTGGAAATAAGTATCAAAAAACTCTGGAAATCTGTTGCCATTATCCGCGACTTCCTTTTTTAACCAATATTCTGTTGCATCCCCTTCAATAGAAAAATCTTTAAAGTAACCGCCAAATTGACCATTGAAATCTTTGTTTCTGAAAGTAGCCCAAGCCAAATCAGCACCTGGCATTTTAACTTTTGGCTCTTTAAAAGCAACTAGCATATAACCTGTGTCTTGATTTGTATCTGTGACCAAACCATTTTCGGTATTGCCATAAAATTTGAAAGCCATAAAAGCACAGTTTTTTGGAACTGTAAAATCGGCGCTGTAAACAGCGCCATTTTTTTTCATTTTTACGTCTTCGATTTGCCATCTGTAATCGTTGAAAACATAAGCATAACCGTTGATATTTTTTACATTTTCTAATGGTCCGTCTTTTGGATCGTAAGTCATGCTGAAAGTTAATCCAGGAGTTGGAATGTCGACCATTCCTTGTAATCTCGATTTAACTTCTTGACTTGTAACTTGTAAGGTAAAGGCGCAGAACGCCAATACCATTAATTTGATATTTTTAATTTTTGTAAACATTGTAAGTTTTTTTATTTCCCTAACTCAGGGCTTAAATCGATATAATTTTGATTGATTGGGAATACATAACCATCGCTGTTTGGCGCAAGAGTGTAAGTCTGACCTTTAAAAACTCTGGTATATGTTTTTTGATAAACTGGATCTAAGTTTAAACGTCGCTGATCAAACCAACGGAAGCCACGTCCGATGAATTCTTTTCTTCTTTCAGCTAAAACCAAATCTAAAGCTTCCTTGTTTGTTGTTGCCGAAACAGTATAAGTTGTTCCCGATTTAAAACGTTTTGCTCTTAGAATATTTAGGTAGTTTACCGCTTCTGCAATTTTTCCTGATCTTGCATAACATTCAGCAGCAATTAAATACATTTCAGGAACAGAAACTCCGATATTAATTCCGTTTGTATAGCTGTAAGTGTATATTCCGAAACCTCTTCCAGTGTAAGTAGGATAGAAGCTAGTTCCTGGAGCTGTGTAATAATTGTAACGTAAATCATTGGCTCCAAAACTATTTAAAAGCTCTGTGGATAATGGCGCTCCGTTATAAGTTAAAAGCAACGTTTTTGAGAATATAACTTCAGGATTCTGAATTAAAACTGGATAACTGTAAGCTGTAGCTAATGATTTAAAATCAATTAAACTGTTTTGCATCTGTAAAGCTTTCTCAGCATTTTCAAGACTCAATTGATATTGTCCCATTAACAAATACGTTCTTGCAAGCAATGCATAAACCGCTCTTTTTGAAGGAAGCACATTGAATTGAGGATCGTTTTGAATGCCATTATCCAAAGCACTTTTTAAATCTGATATAATCTGATCGTAAACTTGTCCAACTGTATTTCTTTCTAAAGAAGAAAATAATTCTGGTTTTAATAATAGTGGAACTGCTTTTTCTGAATTCGCAGAAGTTGGATCAAATTGTGGTCCGTAAGTATTTACCAACTGTAAGTAAGCAAATGCTCTGTGAACGTAAGCTTCAGCAGTGATTTCTTTTTTCTCTGCGTCTGTTCCTTTTTCACTGCCCATTACGCCATCTAGAATTACATTGCTGTAATACACCGCTTTGTATAACCCTGTCCAGTCTGAATCGCCTTGAGAAGGATCGTATATTCTGTCTTGCCAAGTATAACTATTTCCCCAAATTGTAGTAACTCC from Flavobacterium sp. YJ01 carries:
- a CDS encoding trypsin-like serine protease; this translates as MKFKLFFAIATLWTAGCFGQEVSSNKVFKEIALVNGIEFTNPKYNQPKFSCGFLVKYNNETFSVTAKHILKIIKPEGMTTLSLENYIKNWILYPLNNKSEIVICDKLLNEDKSEKLEAKSTYDNDWLVFSIKENSTNIIPLEIRKTPLVQGEKLYVVGWTRTMENGPQRVYEFEYYKTISNRILLKDILVPEKFGGLSGAPLVDENGLLVGIVSNGTVDPDSNKKFFSPCSVTNLLTFIQNIK
- a CDS encoding MFS transporter is translated as MIAKLNERKSYPWIVVGLLWFVALLNYLDRQMLSTMKSAMMDDIPELAKAENFGLLMAVFLWIYALMSPVSGIIADRFNRKRIIIGSLFIWSGVTMAMGYATTFNQIYVLRGIMGFSEAFYIPAALSLIADYHQEKTRSFAIAIHTTGIYLGQALGGFGATISKYFSWHFSFHSVGLFGVLYSLILIFFIQEKKTYFLDPTKKSSVRNEFKQMFKGLGILFGNISFWVLLFYFSAPSLPGWAAKNWLPTLFTETLHLDMSMAGPIATVTISMSSFFGVLIGGAISDRWVMKHLKGRIYTSAIGLFLTIPALFLFGYCCDIAAIVFGAVLFGLGFGIYDTNNMPILCQFVAPRYRATGYGIMNFAGISAGAVITEFLGKAADNGGMRHVFVLLLFVVITAIVLQLVSLHPKTIDMTDENEATNSI
- a CDS encoding insulinase family protein; amino-acid sequence: MKAKLIVAHLLFLCLTQVSAQFKTTFPLPKEIKHGTLPNGMQYFIMHNEWPKDRADFYFVQNVGAILENDDQDGLAHFLEHMAFNGTEHFKGKGIINMLEKQGVSFGKDINAYTAYDETVYNISNVPADNKTLLDSCMYVLHDWSGSLLLANNEIDAERGVIREEWRTRRNADYRAGEKIDKVVFQGSKYAKRNVIGDLNVINNFKYQVLRDYYKKWYQPQNQAVVIVGDIDTALIEKRVKEIFGSIPTPKKINKREYEKIPVQKENRYVLATDKELQRSGISLSHTQSKPLVQDEAEMTKSMQESLAMQLMNIRFGEYIINNETAGLSFGVSNNNLSRLASKFSLNITPKKGKFLEAFSEAYREYERAIQNGFTQQELDRLKTKMRSSYDNRLANKDKISNGSWAEQLQMYFLEANPVMTMDEEYKWMNNFLDKVTLEQINTVFRALEPKQNLILSVSAPEDAATKFPEANDYWNAMKSISNSKLEPYKEEELTASLVKEQLTEKAIVKTSDIKAFANAKEYTLANGAKVVIYPTTLSKDQILFSAYSAGGNSLVDWQELPSAQIATAVASYSGLGDYKFTDLKKKLTGKTASVSPYIGGLYEGFNGSSNKESLTTLLQLTYLYFQHPRFDSTTFDKIKEQYQNKLNNAHNSNEKALNDTISVLNTNYSKRNWALNQDFINAFDLNKAKKFYSERFSNAGDFTFLFVGSISEKDIALINTYLGNLPSTSKTEKYVDHKIYMKDGKTEKTIFRTMDTPKTTVYLHLENKDVVYSKKNKILSYMVSEWLTKRYLETIREEEGGSYGVQVGANLSQSPTPLFSLEINFDCNPDKADALVKIVHAELARVQTENIPANMLEDIKQSIIKNNQEQLKENSYWLSALTSYVRNDETPLDIELLKNTLSTITAKDLKEFTVNALKKSNSVQVLMKAK
- a CDS encoding prolyl oligopeptidase family serine peptidase — encoded protein: MKKIVLLCTLALSVHSLSAQKKAVDESAYQSWKRINSKALSYNGKWMSYTTVFQDEEKENNKQIIIQEAPKGKRLVLENISDLKFIGKKDWIQYSKNDSTLLQNLKTGAKKLWKSKHYTNPLEGTDFLYYTRPETPKGQIFLQRLVCYNLESNDSIFVNNIKSSRFLKNKSIVYLQVEKDQIFLKHGTIGGKQETVYSGKASDFGDFQLNDKENGGTFTLKGSNSSDFNMVYYFNLNTNSTKALFNYDEIALNDPNFSISKTAYGLNENAQFISLLVNSNKRPENTQIAKSNVEIWKSNQGTMERRQELLRSSKTLPSEQKFIYDIQNKKVIKVASTGEFDQVLIPESGNFKGVFAIDKKPYTVEVDWTFNERSDIYWIDAETGKSTKVLTGVFGGISWNPQGSFAVMYDEKQKVWTVFDSDSMQFKNISSQIPFPVSDENVDMKSANTAYGIAGWLNNGNTVVLYDQFDLWAIDLTNQKKAYSLSQGYGRKNKVELRYGEEGFIGNLDQKKTVTLVGFDFDHKSNGVYRLINNNSVTKIFANPDYNVRVEAVSGDNSSVLFSKSSYTIFPDLWWGTSSFGSQSRMTDINPQQKEYAWGTAKVLTWKSFNGKENQGNLYLPDNYDSKKTYPVIVHFYEKHTTDFNTYQLPEVSSSNINIPSYLSQGYIVFQPDVHYIYGDVGNSVYNDVMSGVEYLIANGITEKGKIGIQGHSFGGYETSFLTTKTDLFTCAIVGSGVSNFTANYPVMRSNGISTMFKYEADQYRMGSSMHDNLDGYIKNSPLFSAKNIKTPILIFHNDNDRAVPYQEGQSLFFALRRLGKSALLVNYKKEGHTLDDAANRKDWTLKMQQYFDYYLKGSAKPDWM
- a CDS encoding TlpA disulfide reductase family protein is translated as MFTKIKNIKLMVLAFCAFTLQVTSQEVKSRLQGMVDIPTPGLTFSMTYDPKDGPLENVKNINGYAYVFNDYRWQIEDVKMKKNGAVYSADFTVPKNCAFMAFKFYGNTENGLVTDTNQDTGYMLVAFKEPKVKMPGADLAWATFRNKDFNGQFGGYFKDFSIEGDATEYWLKKEVADNGNRFPEFFDTYFQVLKVQKPEKFQELGNKFLGDFTKNMKGLPEEVYTKVHHIYLFDLKNKTKADSLETVITKQFPKGAFVRQKAYQKIMPIADAAERNKVMTQFLADFPYSSEVPPSQQYFYDNIAKMQFTYYFENKDYKTILSMIPTMNFANLNDAYHQNISKALYLKVVDPAVIETMAVPMIQQMQKKVNDMSYMQGIYWSPNQATENAKNQLNNELVIQIRMYDILKKYKEVLETFELLPFEKRYEKASINDIHIKALEAFNKPIIEVLKNAARANTLSEASTAKLKEWFLKEGKKEADFPAYLEQLKKENKAEEKIALIDIAAPAIKVQFADGKTKDLALNSGKIIVIDFWATWCGPCKKAFPAMQQLVNNFKEDKQVEINFISTQETKEGYKKEALAYLKEKGLKITTYFDLVKKGGGTNNASFTNYAQIFKSSGIPRKVVIKDGKIRFTSEGYSGNPGQLVDELTNVINALKSE
- a CDS encoding RagB/SusD family nutrient uptake outer membrane protein, with product MKFLKSKLYIFLPLLLLNSCRDYVEVEQVGNNRILKYTSDYRALANNYNDMTSSGGIYLIANDDVEFPTTYQTGVTTIWGNSYTWQDRIYDPSQGDSDWTGLYKAVYYSNVILDGVMGSEKGTDAEKKEITAEAYVHRAFAYLQLVNTYGPQFDPTSANSEKAVPLLLKPELFSSLERNTVGQVYDQIISDLKSALDNGIQNDPQFNVLPSKRAVYALLARTYLLMGQYQLSLENAEKALQMQNSLIDFKSLATAYSYPVLIQNPEVIFSKTLLLTYNGAPLSTELLNSFGANDLRYNYYTAPGTSFYPTYTGRGFGIYTYSYTNGINIGVSVPEMYLIAAECYARSGKIAEAVNYLNILRAKRFKSGTTYTVSATTNKEALDLVLAERRKEFIGRGFRWFDQRRLNLDPVYQKTYTRVFKGQTYTLAPNSDGYVFPINQNYIDLSPELGK